A region of Neovison vison isolate M4711 chromosome 7, ASM_NN_V1, whole genome shotgun sequence DNA encodes the following proteins:
- the CHST1 gene encoding carbohydrate sulfotransferase 1, translating to MQCSWKAVLLLALASIAIQYTAIRTFTAKSFHTCPGLAEAGLAERLCEEGPTFAYNLSRKTHILILATTRSGSSFVGQLFNQHLDVFYLFEPLYHVQNTLIPRFTQGKSPADRRVMLGASRDLLRSLYDCDLYFLENYIKPPPVNHTTDRIFRRGASRVLCSRPVCDPPGSPDLVLEEGDCVRKCGLLNLTVAAEACRERSHVAIKTVRVPEVNDLRALVEDPRLNLKVIQLVRDPRGILASRSETFRDTYRLWRLWYGTGRKPYNLDVTQLTTVCEDFSNSVSTGLMRPPWLKGKYMLVRYEDLARNPMKKTEEIYGFLGIPLDSHVARWIQNNTRGDPTLGKHKYGTVRNSAATAEKWRFRLSYDIVAFAQNACQRVLAQLGYKMAMSEEELKNPSVSLVEERDFRPFS from the coding sequence ATGCAATGTTCCTGGAAGGCCGTCCTCCTCCTTGCCCTGGCCTCAATCGCCATTCAGTACACGGCCATCCGCACCTTCACCGCCAAGTCCTTCCACACCTGCCCGGGGCTGGCGGAGGCGGGGCTGGCCGAGCGGCTGTGCGAGGAGGGCCCCACCTTCGCCTACAACCTCTCCCGCAAGACCCACATCCTCATCCTGGCCACCACGCGCAGCGGCTCCTCCTTCGTGGGCCAGCTATTCAACCAGCACCTGGACGTCTTCTACCTGTTCGAGCCCCTCTACCACGTCCAGAACACGCTCATCCCCCGCTTCACCCAGGGCAAGAGCCCCGCGGACCGGCGCGTCATGCTGGGCGCCAGCCGCGACCTCCTGAGGAGCCTCTATGACTGTGACCTCTACTTCCTGGAGAACTACATCAAGCCGCCGCCCGTCAACCACACCACCGACAGGATCTTCCGCCGCGGGGCCAGCAGGGTGCTGTGCTCCCGCCCCGTGTGTGACCCCCCCGGGTCCCCCGACCTGGTGCTGGAGGAGGGGGACTGCGTGCGCAAGTGCGGCCTGTTGAACTTGACGGTGGCCGCCGAGGCCTGTCGTGAGCGCAGCCACGTGGCCATCAAGACGGTGCGGGTGCCCGAGGTGAACGACCTTCGGGCCCTGGTTGAAGACCCCCGGTTAAACCTCAAGGTCATCCAGCTGGTCCGAGACCCGCGTGGCATCCTGGCCTCCCGCAGCGAGACATTCCGCGACACTTACCGCCTCTGGCGGCTCTGGTATGGCACGGGGAGGAAGCCCTACAACCTGGATGTGACGCAGCTGACCACGGTGTGCGAGGACTTCTCCAACTCTGTGTCCACTGGCCTCATGCGGCCCCCGTGGCTCAAGGGCAAGTACATGTTGGTGCGCTACGAGGACCTGGCCAGGAACCCCATGAAGAAGACCGAGGAGATCTACGGTTTCCTGGGGATCCCCCTGGACAGCCATGTGGCCCGCTGGATCCAGAATAACACGCGGGGCGACCCCACCTTGGGCAAGCACAAATACGGCACCGTCCGAAACTCGGCGGCCACGGCCGAGAAGTGGCGCTTCCGCCTCTCCTACGACATTGTGGCCTTTGCCCAGAACGCCTGCCAGCGGGTGCTGGCGCAGCTGGGCTACAAGATGGCCATGTCGGAGGAGGAGCTCAAGAACCCCTCCGTCAGTCTGGTGGAGGAGCGGGACTTCCGCCCTTTCTCGTGA